From a single Patescibacteria group bacterium genomic region:
- a CDS encoding DsbA family protein, translating to MEEQTRKFNPYIIIIVILLIAVAILAYKQWGGKGTDIEVFKDDIQIGRDDAPVTIIEYYSYLCGYCKQFEDSVKPKIIENYITTGKARLILRSFPPYELSQAILCANDQEKFLEYHNYLFANNDKIKSIDDLKIFAKTIGLDETEFNQCMDSEKYKSKAEEWYAQGSNDFIKANIPKDRQGTPAFFINGEPAIGSMPYEDFAKIIESKLK from the coding sequence ATGGAAGAACAAACAAGAAAATTTAATCCTTATATCATAATCATTGTAATTCTGCTCATTGCTGTGGCAATTTTGGCATACAAACAATGGGGCGGAAAAGGTACAGATATTGAAGTTTTCAAAGATGATATCCAAATAGGCAGGGATGATGCGCCAGTGACGATTATTGAGTATTACAGCTATTTGTGCGGGTATTGCAAACAATTTGAAGACAGCGTAAAGCCGAAAATAATAGAAAATTATATTACCACAGGTAAAGCAAGATTGATTTTGCGTTCATTTCCGCCGTATGAACTAAGCCAGGCGATTTTATGCGCCAATGACCAAGAAAAGTTTCTGGAATACCATAATTATCTTTTTGCAAATAACGATAAAATTAAAAGTATCGATGACTTGAAAATTTTTGCCAAAACTATCGGACTTGATGAAACAGAATTCAATCAATGCATGGATTCCGAAAAATATAAATCAAAAGCAGAAGAATGGTATGCGCAGGGAAGTAATGACTTTATAAAAGCCAATATTCCGAAAGACAGGCAGGGCACGCCAGCGTTCTTTATTAACGGCGAGCCGGCTATCGGTTCTATGCCTTATGAAGATTTTGCGAAAATAATTGAAAGCAAACTGAAATAA
- a CDS encoding ROK family protein, which yields MHIGIDIGGTNIKGILLDNRKVVKKVRIPTKSKTNLKIILGQIFKCIEKLISQNKNIKGIGIGVAGPIDVKNQKILNPPNVTGLKNLELGKIIEKKFKIRTIIDNDVHCLVLAEAIFGAGKNRNLVVGLGLGTGVGGGIVINKEIIYGKTGTAGEFGHMTIDKHGRKCSCGNKGCLEAYLSESGIRKTAFEILGRRIDTITLYNMARKGDSKAIEVWKTTGEYLGLGLANIVDTLNPDIIVIGGGIANAGELLLNSAKSEMRKNVLSPKAGKTQVILAKLGEWAGAIGAGLLLDK from the coding sequence ATGCATATAGGTATCGACATCGGCGGAACAAATATTAAAGGAATTTTACTTGACAACAGAAAAGTAGTCAAAAAAGTTAGAATTCCTACAAAATCCAAAACCAATCTCAAAATTATTCTCGGTCAGATTTTTAAATGTATTGAAAAATTAATCTCCCAAAATAAAAACATAAAAGGGATTGGAATAGGAGTTGCCGGGCCAATTGATGTTAAAAATCAAAAAATATTAAACCCGCCAAATGTGACTGGTCTGAAAAATCTGGAACTCGGGAAAATAATTGAGAAGAAATTTAAAATCAGAACCATTATTGATAATGATGTTCATTGTTTGGTTTTGGCAGAAGCGATTTTTGGGGCGGGAAAGAATAGAAACCTGGTTGTCGGTTTGGGACTGGGAACAGGAGTAGGCGGAGGGATTGTGATAAATAAGGAAATTATCTATGGCAAAACCGGCACTGCCGGAGAATTTGGTCATATGACTATTGATAAACATGGCAGAAAATGCAGTTGTGGGAATAAAGGATGTCTGGAAGCGTATTTAAGCGAGTCAGGAATCAGAAAAACCGCTTTTGAAATTTTGGGCAGGAGAATAGATACAATTACTTTATATAATATGGCAAGAAAGGGGGATTCAAAAGCAATCGAGGTCTGGAAAACTACTGGCGAATATTTGGGTTTAGGATTGGCAAATATTGTTGATACTTTAAATCCCGATATTATTGTAATTGGCGGAGGAATTGCCAATGCCGGAGAGCTTTTGCTAAATTCAGCTAAATCCGAAATGAGAAAGAATGTTCTGTCGCCGAAAGCCGGGAAAACGCAAGTCATTCTGGCTAAACTCGGCGAATGGGCGGGCGCAATTGGCGCAGGACTATTATTGGATAAATAA